One window of the Rhipicephalus sanguineus isolate Rsan-2018 chromosome 4, BIME_Rsan_1.4, whole genome shotgun sequence genome contains the following:
- the LOC119389991 gene encoding short-chain specific acyl-CoA dehydrogenase, mitochondrial, producing the protein MSAAMLRKVLSRPLRGCNRWQAVRSIFVQLPETHEMLRKTCREFAEKELKPVAGVIDKEHRYPREQVKKLGEMGLMAVAVPTELGGAGLDYLAYAIGMEEISRGCASTGVVMSVNNSLYLGAILKYGSEAQKQKFIPPFTTGDKVGCFALSEPGNGSDAGAASTTAVLEGDHYRLNGTKAWITSAYEGEAAIVMATVDKSRKHKGINAFIVPMPTPGLSLGKKEDKMGIKGSSTAQLIFEDCLVPKENRLGEDGAGFKIAMSVLDSGRIGIAGQALGIGQAALDCAIEYSGKRESFNQPLHKFQAIQLKLADMEVRLQSARLLTWRAAMLKDAGHKFTKEAAMAKLAASEAATFVAHQALQVLGGMGYVSDMPVERHYRDARITEIYEGTSEVQRIVIASNLLKEHGIV; encoded by the exons ATGTCAGCGGCAATGCTTCGCAAGGTTCTCTCCAGACCTCTCAGAGGGTGCAATA GATGGCAGGCCGTCCGGAgcatttttgttcagctgccagAAACTCACGAAATGCTCCGCAAGACATGCAGGGAGTTTGCCGAAAAAGAGCTGAAGCCCGTTGCCGGAGTCATCGACAAAGAGCATCGGTATCCTCGCGAGCAG GTCAAGAAATTGGGAGAAATGGGTCTTATGGCCGTAGCTGTGCCAACTGAACTGGGTGGCGCAGGCTTGGATTACCTAGCCTATGCTATTGGAATGGAAGAAATCAGCAGGGGCTGTGCCTCCACAGGAGTCGTTATGAGCGTTAACAAT TCCCTATACCTAGGTGCCATCCTCAAGTACGGCTCTGAAGCACAGAAGCAGAAATTCATTCCACCATTCACCACAGGAGACAAAGTTGGCTGCTTCGCTCTCTCTGAACCTG GCAATGGCAGTGATGCTGGTGCAGCTTCCACAACCGCAGTTCTGGAAGGGGACCATTATAGGCTGAACGGCACCAAGGCTTGGATAACGAGTGCATACGAGGGTGAAGCAGCCATC GTGATGGCCACAGTAGACAAGTCCAGAAAGCACAAAGGAATCAATGCCTTTATTGTGCCAATGCCGACACCTGGTCTGAGCTTGGGCAAGAAGGAGGACAAGATGGGAATCAAGGGCTCGTCAACGGCCCAACTCATCTTCGAAGACTGCCTTGTGCCCAAGGAGAACCGATTGGGTGAAGATGGAGCCGGCTTCAAAATTGCCATG AGTGTGCTAGACTCTGGTCGCATCGGCATTGCTGGCCAGGCACTTGGGATTGGCCAAGCAGCCTTGGATTGTGCCATCGAATACTCTGGCAAGCGGGAGTCCTTCAACCAACCTCTCCACAAATTCCAGGCTATTCAG TTGAAGCTGGCAGACATGGAAGTGAGGTTACAAAGTGCCCGCCTGCTAACGTGGAGGGCGGCAATGTTGAAAGATGCTGGCCATAAGTTTACAAAG GAGGCTGCCATGGCAAAACTAGCTGCTTCAGAGGCAGCGACCTTTGTGGCACATCAG gcattaCAAGTTTTAGGTGGCATGGGCTACGTGAGCGA